The following coding sequences are from one Capsicum annuum cultivar UCD-10X-F1 chromosome 3, UCD10Xv1.1, whole genome shotgun sequence window:
- the LOC107864013 gene encoding protein LOW PSII ACCUMULATION 1, chloroplastic isoform X1: MLEMATATLPSHHFHFCFFSSSSSKFSITTTTQLSLKYPHKNRLSLVFCSSSSSSSSSSSSSASSPQVSEPTPTAESCVNLGLQLFSKGRVKDALVQFDTALTLNPNPVEAQAAFYNKACCHAYRGEGKKAAECLRTALKEYNLKFGTILNDPDLASFRALPEFKELQEEARLGGEDIGYSFRRDLKLISEVQAPFRGVRRFFYVAFIAAAGISTFFTIPRLIRAIQGGDGAPDIGATAGNAAINVVGIVVLVALLFWDNKKEEEQLAQISRDETLSRLPLLLSTNRIVELVQLRDTVRPVILAGKKETVSLAMRNAEKFRTELLKRGVLLVPVIWGEGSETKLEKKGFGLSQKAVASLPSIGEDFDQRTQSIIAKSKLKSEIRFKAEVVSPAEWERWIKDQQKSEGVTPGEDVYIILRLDGRVRRSGKTHQKCQWVRVKFTKISVFLKNRTLVQHQK; this comes from the exons ATGTTGGAAATGGCCACTGCAACTCTTCCCTCCCACCACTTCCATTTCTgcttcttctcttcttcatcctccAAATTCTCAATTACTACTACTACACAATTATCCCTAAAGTATCCCCACAAAAATCGTCTTTCACTTgtcttttgttcttcttcttcatcatcatcatcatcatcatcatcatcagcttCATCGCCCCAAGTCAGTGAACCCACTCCCACTGCTGAGTCTTGCGTTAATTTGGGACTCCAACTCTTCTCGAAAGGACGG GTGAAAGATGCTCTTGTGCAGTTCGATACAGCACTTACTTTAAATCCCAACCCTGTGGAGGCCCAGGCTGCATTTTATAACAAAGCATGCTGTCATGCCTACAG GGGGGAAGGAAAGAAAGCTGCTGAGTGTTTACGGACTGCTTTGAAAGAGTATAACCTAAAGTTTGGCACAATTCTTAATGATCCGGATTTGGCTTCCTTCAGAGCATTGCCTGAGTTCAAGGAACTACAGGAAGAG GCTAGGTTAGGAGGGGAAGACATAGGATACAGTTTCCGAAGAGACCTTAAGCTCATCAGTGAGGTACAAGCACCATTTAGAGGGGTCAGAAGATTCTTTTATGTGGCATTCATCGCTGCAGCTGGAATTTCTACATTTTTCACTATACCTAGGTTAATCCGTGCTATTCAAGGTGGAGATGGTGCTCCTGATATTGGGGCAACTGCAGGAAATGCTGCTATAAATGTCGTTG GTATTGTTGTTCTTGTGGCATTGTTGTTTTGGGACAACAAAAAAGAGGAGGAACAGCTTGCACAAATATCGCGTGATGAAACCCTATCAAGGCTGCCTTTGCTCCTTTCAACTAATAGGATTGTTGAACTCGTCCAGCTAAGAGACACCGTGAGGCCT GTTATTTTGGCTGGAAAAAAGGAGACAGTCTCTCTGGCTATGAGAAATGCTGAGAAATTCCGCACTGAGCTTCTTAAACGTGGAGTCCTTCTAGTTCCTGTTATTTGGGGTGAGGGTAGCGAAACAAAGCTAGAAAAGAAAGGTTTTGGTCTTTCACAAAAGGCTGTCGCTTCCCTCCCATCCATAGGG GAAGATTTTGACCAAAGAACTCAATCAATAATTGCAAAATCAAAATTGAAGTCGGAGATCCGGTTTAAGGCGGAGGTCGTTTCACCGGCAGAGTGGGAAAG GTGGATAAAGGATCAACAGAAGTCTGAAGGTGTTACTCCTGGTGAAGATGTTTACATTATACTTCGTCTAGATGGTCGTGTTCGACGGTCAGGAAAG actcatcaaaaatgtcaatgggtaCGTGTCAAATTCACCAaaattagtgtatttttgaagaatcggACATTGGTGCAGCATCAAAAAtga
- the LOC107864013 gene encoding protein LOW PSII ACCUMULATION 1, chloroplastic isoform X2, producing the protein MLEMATATLPSHHFHFCFFSSSSSKFSITTTTQLSLKYPHKNRLSLVFCSSSSSSSSSSSSSASSPQVSEPTPTAESCVNLGLQLFSKGRVKDALVQFDTALTLNPNPVEAQAAFYNKACCHAYRGEGKKAAECLRTALKEYNLKFGTILNDPDLASFRALPEFKELQEEARLGGEDIGYSFRRDLKLISEVQAPFRGVRRFFYVAFIAAAGISTFFTIPRLIRAIQGGDGAPDIGATAGNAAINVVGIVVLVALLFWDNKKEEEQLAQISRDETLSRLPLLLSTNRIVELVQLRDTVRPVILAGKKETVSLAMRNAEKFRTELLKRGVLLVPVIWGEGSETKLEKKGFGLSQKAVASLPSIGEDFDQRTQSIIAKSKLKSEIRFKAEVVSPAEWERWIKDQQKSEGVTPGEDVYIILRLDGRVRRSGKGMPDWAQILKELPPMEAILSKLER; encoded by the exons ATGTTGGAAATGGCCACTGCAACTCTTCCCTCCCACCACTTCCATTTCTgcttcttctcttcttcatcctccAAATTCTCAATTACTACTACTACACAATTATCCCTAAAGTATCCCCACAAAAATCGTCTTTCACTTgtcttttgttcttcttcttcatcatcatcatcatcatcatcatcatcagcttCATCGCCCCAAGTCAGTGAACCCACTCCCACTGCTGAGTCTTGCGTTAATTTGGGACTCCAACTCTTCTCGAAAGGACGG GTGAAAGATGCTCTTGTGCAGTTCGATACAGCACTTACTTTAAATCCCAACCCTGTGGAGGCCCAGGCTGCATTTTATAACAAAGCATGCTGTCATGCCTACAG GGGGGAAGGAAAGAAAGCTGCTGAGTGTTTACGGACTGCTTTGAAAGAGTATAACCTAAAGTTTGGCACAATTCTTAATGATCCGGATTTGGCTTCCTTCAGAGCATTGCCTGAGTTCAAGGAACTACAGGAAGAG GCTAGGTTAGGAGGGGAAGACATAGGATACAGTTTCCGAAGAGACCTTAAGCTCATCAGTGAGGTACAAGCACCATTTAGAGGGGTCAGAAGATTCTTTTATGTGGCATTCATCGCTGCAGCTGGAATTTCTACATTTTTCACTATACCTAGGTTAATCCGTGCTATTCAAGGTGGAGATGGTGCTCCTGATATTGGGGCAACTGCAGGAAATGCTGCTATAAATGTCGTTG GTATTGTTGTTCTTGTGGCATTGTTGTTTTGGGACAACAAAAAAGAGGAGGAACAGCTTGCACAAATATCGCGTGATGAAACCCTATCAAGGCTGCCTTTGCTCCTTTCAACTAATAGGATTGTTGAACTCGTCCAGCTAAGAGACACCGTGAGGCCT GTTATTTTGGCTGGAAAAAAGGAGACAGTCTCTCTGGCTATGAGAAATGCTGAGAAATTCCGCACTGAGCTTCTTAAACGTGGAGTCCTTCTAGTTCCTGTTATTTGGGGTGAGGGTAGCGAAACAAAGCTAGAAAAGAAAGGTTTTGGTCTTTCACAAAAGGCTGTCGCTTCCCTCCCATCCATAGGG GAAGATTTTGACCAAAGAACTCAATCAATAATTGCAAAATCAAAATTGAAGTCGGAGATCCGGTTTAAGGCGGAGGTCGTTTCACCGGCAGAGTGGGAAAG GTGGATAAAGGATCAACAGAAGTCTGAAGGTGTTACTCCTGGTGAAGATGTTTACATTATACTTCGTCTAGATGGTCGTGTTCGACGGTCAGGAAAG GGGATGCCTGACTGGGCTCAAATTTTGAAGGAACTGCCTCCAATGGAAGCAATATTAAGCAAGCTAGAAAGATAA